The following are from one region of the Actinopolyspora halophila DSM 43834 genome:
- a CDS encoding ABC transporter permease, which yields MSVRLWPAGRLGRRSEAVLWLVLRRLAMAVPVLLLVSFGVFLLAAASPFDPIHQYYGVQIFNASSADVARVRAELGLDRPVLLRFWDWSSGLVTGDLGVSRSMRRPVAEVLAERLPWTLLLAASGLGFAVVLSLVTGTVAAWRQGGWFDRTITALGHALEGIPPFVLALLAIALFSLGLGWLPVAGLTDAGSRLGAGQVIEHLLLPAVVLGVSQAPWLVLHVRQSLLAALTEDHVTGARARGLRERVVVLRHALPTALLPFVAVLGARVPELVTGAVLVEEVFSWPGVASAVVTAAQAADYPLLAVLTLLATAAVLLGSLLADVAAVLLDPRVSADG from the coding sequence GTGAGCGTCCGACTGTGGCCCGCCGGGCGCCTGGGACGGCGGAGCGAGGCGGTCCTGTGGCTGGTTCTGCGCAGACTGGCGATGGCGGTTCCCGTGCTGCTGCTCGTCTCGTTCGGCGTGTTCCTGCTCGCCGCGGCCTCGCCCTTCGACCCGATCCACCAGTACTACGGGGTGCAGATCTTCAACGCCTCCTCCGCGGACGTGGCCAGGGTGCGTGCCGAGCTCGGACTCGACCGACCGGTGCTGTTGCGCTTCTGGGACTGGTCGAGCGGACTGGTCACCGGAGATCTGGGGGTGTCGCGTTCGATGCGCCGACCGGTGGCCGAGGTGCTCGCGGAAAGGTTGCCGTGGACGCTGCTGCTCGCCGCGAGCGGCCTGGGCTTCGCGGTGGTCCTCTCACTGGTCACCGGTACTGTGGCCGCCTGGCGCCAGGGGGGCTGGTTCGACCGGACGATCACCGCCCTCGGGCACGCGTTGGAGGGGATACCGCCCTTCGTGCTGGCTCTGTTGGCCATCGCCCTGTTCTCACTGGGGCTCGGCTGGTTACCGGTCGCCGGGCTCACCGACGCGGGCAGCCGGCTCGGAGCGGGCCAGGTGATCGAGCACCTACTGCTGCCGGCAGTGGTGCTCGGTGTCTCACAGGCCCCGTGGCTGGTGTTGCACGTGCGCCAGTCCCTGCTGGCCGCGCTCACCGAGGACCACGTCACCGGAGCACGGGCCCGTGGGCTGCGGGAGCGGGTCGTGGTGCTGCGGCACGCCCTGCCCACCGCGCTGCTTCCGTTCGTCGCCGTGCTGGGAGCCCGCGTTCCCGAGCTGGTGACCGGTGCGGTGCTCGTGGAGGAGGTCTTCTCCTGGCCCGGTGTGGCCTCGGCGGTCGTGACGGCCGCACAGGCCGCGGACTACCCGCTGCTGGCCGTGCTCACGCTGCTCGCGACGGCTGCCGTGCTGCTCGGTTCCCTGCTCGCCGACGTCGCCGCCGTACTGCTCGACCCGAGGGTGTCCGCCGATGGTTGA
- a CDS encoding LON peptidase substrate-binding domain-containing protein, with amino-acid sequence MTETLPLFPLGNVLLPGGSLPLHIFEARYRQLVQDLVNEVIPGRRFGVVGIRQGWEVGEDNVDAMYDVGCSARMNEIQQLPEGRYDTTSSGEHRFRLLQLDTEAAPYLMARVEWLPDTEPDQDSEQLRDRLATSARAAHERYLATGLRVEGSTSPPEDADTADLAYGLAESCVLSPDDRQNLLAETDPLLRLRRVRSLINRETEFVRRLRAVPAQLSEFAEHAGHN; translated from the coding sequence GTGACTGAGACTCTCCCGTTGTTCCCGCTGGGGAACGTGCTACTACCCGGTGGCTCGCTGCCACTCCACATCTTCGAGGCACGTTACCGCCAGCTCGTACAGGATCTGGTCAACGAGGTGATCCCCGGGCGCAGATTCGGTGTGGTCGGGATCAGGCAGGGCTGGGAGGTCGGCGAGGACAACGTCGACGCCATGTACGACGTGGGTTGTTCGGCCCGGATGAACGAGATACAGCAACTTCCCGAGGGGCGCTACGACACCACCAGCAGCGGCGAGCACAGGTTCCGACTGCTGCAGCTGGACACCGAGGCCGCCCCTTACCTGATGGCGCGGGTGGAATGGCTGCCGGACACGGAACCGGACCAGGACTCCGAACAGCTCAGGGACCGACTCGCCACCTCGGCGCGCGCCGCGCACGAACGGTATCTCGCCACGGGACTGCGCGTGGAGGGCAGCACCTCCCCGCCCGAGGACGCCGACACCGCCGACCTCGCCTACGGCCTGGCGGAAAGCTGTGTGCTGAGTCCGGACGACAGGCAGAACCTGCTGGCCGAGACCGACCCGCTGTTGCGGTTGCGCAGGGTCAGGTCGCTGATCAACCGGGAGACGGAGTTCGTCCGCAGACTGCGGGCCGTGCCGGCGCAGCTGTCCGAGTTCGCCGAACACGCGGGCCACAACTGA
- a CDS encoding ABC transporter permease encodes MVELDSERARPPESGEWRSAARTRAGTVRGGTGRARLRARASVGVLVSLVLAAVLVPMLSPTQGLVDYTSVRMPPELGHPFGTDTSGRDLFVRSWAGLRVSLLVAAVSTLVSTVLGSLVGAVAGSFGGWVDRLLMRVVDAINSVPHLLLGIVIVALYRGTVLAVVLSIGLTHWATVARVVRSEVLGLRNRPYIDAAISAGAGRWWVLRKHILPAIVPQAVLSAVLLVPHAVFHETALSFLGLGLPPHLASIGNILGDGRAAVLLGAWWIVVFPALLLVATTLAVSGIAAGWRDRAVPTRRSELSL; translated from the coding sequence ATGGTTGAACTCGACTCCGAAAGAGCGCGTCCTCCGGAAAGCGGGGAGTGGCGCAGCGCGGCCCGGACACGCGCGGGCACCGTGCGCGGCGGCACCGGCAGGGCTCGGCTGCGCGCGCGTGCGTCGGTGGGCGTGCTGGTCTCGCTGGTGCTCGCCGCCGTGCTGGTTCCGATGCTGTCCCCGACCCAGGGGCTGGTCGATTACACCTCGGTGCGCATGCCCCCCGAGCTCGGGCACCCGTTCGGGACGGACACCTCGGGGAGGGACCTGTTCGTGCGTTCGTGGGCGGGGTTGCGCGTCTCGCTGCTGGTCGCCGCGGTCAGCACCCTTGTCTCCACCGTGCTCGGATCCCTCGTGGGCGCCGTCGCGGGTTCCTTCGGGGGGTGGGTGGACCGGCTGCTGATGCGGGTGGTCGACGCGATCAACTCCGTGCCGCACCTGTTGCTGGGGATCGTGATAGTCGCGTTGTACCGCGGCACCGTGCTGGCCGTAGTGCTGTCCATCGGGCTCACGCACTGGGCCACCGTCGCCCGTGTGGTCCGCTCCGAGGTGCTCGGTCTGCGCAACCGCCCGTACATCGACGCGGCGATCTCCGCGGGTGCCGGTCGGTGGTGGGTGCTGCGCAAGCACATTCTTCCGGCGATAGTTCCGCAGGCGGTGCTGTCCGCCGTGTTGCTGGTCCCCCACGCGGTGTTCCACGAGACCGCGCTGAGCTTTCTCGGGTTGGGGTTGCCGCCGCACCTGGCCAGTATCGGCAACATCCTGGGGGACGGGCGCGCGGCGGTACTGCTCGGGGCCTGGTGGATCGTCGTGTTCCCAGCGCTGCTGCTCGTGGCGACCACTCTCGCGGTTTCCGGCATCGCGGCCGGATGGCGGGACAGGGCCGTTCCGACGCGTCGTTCCGAACTGTCGTTGTGA
- the nadA gene encoding quinolinate synthase NadA, with amino-acid sequence MAATAATSGGDGVPAGLDVAAVRRTEDGYTGVSANAEWAAEVRRLAERRNAVLLAHNYQLPEIQDVADHTGDSLALSRIAAESTAEEIVFCGVHFMAETAKILSPEKTVLIPDERAGCSLADSITAEDLRSWRAEFVRAGEAEPVVVSYVNTTAEVKAETDICCTSSNAVDVVRSVPEDRPVLFCPDQFLGAHVKRETGRQNLYVWAGECHVHAGINGAELAERAASEPDADLFIHPECGCATSALYLAGDGTVDSDRVKILSTGGMLDAARDTGASSVLVATEVGMLHQLRTAAPEIDFRAVNDRASCKYMKMITPAALLRCLSEGADRVEVSPETAAEARSAVERMISIGRPGGGE; translated from the coding sequence ATGGCCGCGACAGCAGCCACTTCCGGTGGTGACGGCGTACCGGCCGGACTCGACGTAGCGGCCGTGCGGCGTACCGAGGACGGCTACACGGGGGTCTCGGCGAACGCGGAGTGGGCGGCGGAAGTACGTCGGTTGGCCGAGCGGCGCAACGCGGTGCTGCTCGCGCACAACTACCAGCTTCCCGAGATTCAGGACGTCGCCGACCACACCGGCGACTCGTTGGCGTTGAGCAGGATCGCGGCGGAGAGCACGGCCGAGGAGATCGTCTTCTGCGGTGTGCACTTCATGGCCGAGACGGCCAAGATCCTGAGCCCGGAGAAGACGGTGCTGATTCCGGACGAGCGGGCGGGGTGCTCGCTCGCCGACTCGATAACGGCCGAGGACCTGCGCTCGTGGCGTGCCGAATTCGTGCGCGCGGGTGAAGCCGAGCCCGTCGTCGTCTCCTACGTCAACACCACGGCCGAGGTCAAGGCCGAAACCGACATCTGTTGCACCTCCTCGAACGCGGTGGACGTCGTCCGCTCGGTTCCCGAGGACCGCCCCGTGCTGTTCTGCCCGGACCAGTTCCTCGGCGCGCACGTCAAAAGGGAGACAGGCAGGCAGAATCTGTACGTGTGGGCGGGCGAGTGCCACGTGCACGCGGGAATCAACGGGGCCGAGCTCGCCGAACGAGCCGCTTCCGAACCGGATGCGGACCTGTTCATCCACCCGGAGTGCGGTTGCGCCACCTCTGCGCTCTACCTGGCCGGTGACGGGACCGTGGACTCCGACAGGGTGAAGATCCTGTCCACCGGAGGAATGCTGGACGCGGCACGCGACACCGGGGCCTCCTCGGTACTGGTCGCGACCGAGGTCGGGATGCTGCACCAGCTGCGCACCGCCGCTCCCGAGATCGATTTTCGGGCGGTCAACGACAGGGCTTCCTGCAAGTACATGAAGATGATCACTCCCGCCGCGCTGCTGCGGTGCCTGTCCGAGGGCGCGGACCGGGTCGAGGTCTCCCCGGAGACCGCGGCCGAGGCACGTTCGGCCGTTGAGCGCATGATCAGCATCGGCCGTCCCGGTGGTGGCGAATGA
- a CDS encoding carbon-nitrogen hydrolase family protein, with amino-acid sequence MRIALCQIASTPEPDANLELVAGGVRRAGEAGAELAVFPEATMACFGVPLAPLAEPLNGPWAGEVGRLAADAGITVVAGMFTPTEDGRVTNTLLVTGPEQRTRYDKIHLYDAFGFTESRTVSPGEQPLTVRLPSATVGLTTCYDVRFPGLYTNLAERGASVLVTAASWGAGSGKRAQWELLTRARALDSTSWMVACGQADPRSIGREPAAKAPTGIGYSTVVTPYGEIHDQLEAEPDVLITDIAPERAEQARESIPVLANRKF; translated from the coding sequence GTGCGAATCGCACTGTGCCAAATAGCGTCCACTCCGGAACCGGACGCGAACCTGGAACTCGTAGCCGGCGGTGTGCGGCGCGCAGGCGAAGCCGGTGCGGAACTGGCGGTGTTCCCCGAAGCCACCATGGCCTGTTTCGGGGTTCCACTGGCACCGCTGGCAGAGCCCCTGAACGGTCCGTGGGCCGGGGAGGTCGGCAGGCTGGCCGCCGATGCGGGCATCACCGTGGTCGCGGGCATGTTCACCCCGACCGAGGACGGAAGGGTCACCAACACGCTGCTGGTCACCGGACCCGAACAGCGGACGCGTTACGACAAGATCCACCTTTACGACGCGTTCGGGTTCACGGAGTCCCGCACGGTCTCCCCCGGCGAGCAGCCGTTGACGGTTCGGTTGCCCAGTGCCACCGTCGGACTGACCACCTGCTACGACGTCCGTTTCCCCGGGCTGTACACGAACCTGGCCGAACGGGGCGCTTCGGTACTGGTCACGGCGGCTTCCTGGGGGGCGGGCAGCGGCAAGCGCGCGCAGTGGGAACTGCTCACCCGCGCCAGGGCGCTCGACTCGACCTCCTGGATGGTCGCCTGCGGACAGGCCGACCCCCGCAGTATCGGGCGGGAACCGGCGGCCAAGGCCCCCACCGGTATCGGCTACAGCACGGTGGTCACTCCCTACGGGGAGATCCACGACCAGCTGGAAGCCGAACCGGACGTGCTGATCACCGACATCGCACCGGAACGGGCCGAACAGGCCCGGGAGTCGATCCCCGTGCTGGCCAACAGGAAGTTCTGA
- a CDS encoding NAD(P)/FAD-dependent oxidoreductase, which translates to MGRNRVVIVGGGFAGYHAAERLAEETRREEVEIVLVNPTDYFLYLPLLPEVAAGILDPRAITVSLPGTLPRVRLVLGEVTSVDPDHQEITYTDPEDTPGRLSFDQLILAAGSVNKLLPIPGVATHGHGFRGIPEALYFRDHVTRQIELAATTTDQAERDARCTFVVVGAGYTGTEIAAQGPDFTRMLANRHPELANQSIRWKLLDVAPRLLPGLDQRLSRAATDVLRARGVELLTETSIEEAGTNGVTLDNGQYVPTHSLIWCVGVRPDPLVESLGLETREGRIAVDETLNVPGYPRIFACGDAAGVPDRGNPGGLTAMTAQHATRQGKLAASNVVASLRDGTPKGYRHRDLGFVVDLGAHQAAANPLHIPMSGFPAKVVTRGYHLMAMPANRLRVAVDWALEAAAERQCVQLGMVRSGTVPLDTSSPEVPDLRGEESSATTSSPS; encoded by the coding sequence ATGGGACGCAACCGAGTAGTGATCGTGGGCGGAGGATTCGCCGGTTACCACGCGGCCGAGCGCCTCGCCGAGGAGACGCGTCGGGAAGAAGTGGAGATCGTCCTCGTCAATCCGACCGACTACTTCCTGTACCTGCCCCTGTTGCCGGAAGTCGCCGCCGGGATTCTCGACCCCCGCGCGATCACCGTGTCACTGCCGGGAACACTGCCACGGGTCCGACTGGTGCTCGGTGAGGTCACCTCGGTCGATCCCGACCACCAGGAGATCACCTACACCGACCCCGAGGACACCCCGGGGCGGCTTTCCTTCGACCAGCTGATACTCGCCGCGGGAAGCGTGAACAAGCTGCTCCCGATCCCCGGAGTCGCCACGCACGGGCACGGCTTCCGGGGGATCCCGGAGGCGCTGTACTTCCGCGACCACGTCACGCGGCAGATCGAACTGGCCGCCACCACCACCGACCAGGCGGAGCGGGACGCGCGCTGCACCTTCGTGGTGGTCGGTGCGGGCTACACCGGCACCGAGATCGCCGCTCAGGGGCCGGACTTCACCAGGATGCTGGCCAACCGCCACCCCGAGCTGGCCAACCAGTCGATACGTTGGAAGTTGCTCGACGTGGCGCCGAGGCTGCTTCCCGGGCTCGACCAGCGGTTGTCCAGGGCAGCCACCGACGTGTTGCGTGCGCGCGGGGTCGAGCTGCTCACCGAGACCTCGATCGAGGAAGCCGGAACGAACGGGGTCACGCTCGACAACGGGCAGTACGTGCCGACGCACTCGCTGATCTGGTGCGTGGGCGTCCGCCCCGATCCGCTCGTGGAGTCCCTCGGTCTGGAGACCAGGGAGGGCAGGATCGCGGTCGACGAGACGCTCAACGTGCCCGGATACCCTCGGATCTTCGCCTGCGGCGACGCGGCGGGGGTGCCGGACCGCGGCAATCCCGGCGGCCTCACGGCCATGACCGCCCAGCACGCGACGCGCCAGGGCAAGCTCGCCGCGAGCAACGTGGTCGCCTCGCTGCGCGACGGCACGCCGAAAGGGTACCGACACCGCGATCTCGGTTTCGTGGTGGACCTCGGGGCGCACCAGGCCGCGGCCAACCCGCTGCACATCCCGATGTCGGGTTTCCCGGCCAAGGTGGTCACACGTGGTTACCACCTGATGGCGATGCCCGCGAATCGACTGCGGGTGGCGGTCGACTGGGCTCTGGAGGCGGCGGCGGAACGGCAGTGCGTCCAGCTCGGAATGGTCCGCTCCGGGACCGTGCCCCTGGACACCTCCTCGCCCGAGGTTCCCGACCTGCGTGGCGAGGAGTCCTCCGCGACGACTTCGTCCCCGAGCTGA
- a CDS encoding NUDIX hydrolase, protein MTPTGHEVLAGVLRIRENRLQALLWQRAKPPHPNRWSLPGGRLGPDETVEHSIRRQLAEKVDVRELTHVEQLSVFSAPDRIPGSRIVATAFLGLIPSDTDPELPEDTCWHPVESLPETAFDHEGILLAARERLRAKLSYTNIGFALAPPRFTVSELRDIYSAALGYRVSATNLQRVLSRRGALEATGRTVAAGPSGGRPPALFRFTSRDLQITDAFAVLRPPG, encoded by the coding sequence GTGACGCCGACGGGCCACGAGGTACTCGCGGGCGTACTGCGGATACGGGAGAACCGGCTACAGGCACTGCTGTGGCAGCGCGCCAAGCCACCCCACCCGAACCGCTGGTCCCTGCCCGGCGGCAGGCTCGGTCCCGACGAAACGGTGGAGCACTCCATCCGCAGGCAGCTGGCCGAGAAGGTCGACGTGCGGGAACTCACACACGTCGAGCAGCTTTCGGTGTTCAGCGCCCCGGACCGCATTCCCGGAAGCAGGATCGTGGCGACGGCGTTCCTGGGGCTGATCCCGTCCGACACGGACCCGGAACTTCCGGAAGACACCTGCTGGCATCCCGTCGAGTCCCTCCCGGAGACCGCGTTCGACCACGAGGGGATCCTGTTGGCCGCACGGGAACGCCTGCGGGCCAAACTCTCCTACACCAACATCGGGTTCGCCCTGGCCCCGCCGAGGTTCACCGTCTCCGAGCTCAGGGACATCTACTCGGCGGCGCTCGGATACCGCGTGTCTGCCACGAACCTGCAACGCGTGCTGTCCCGCCGCGGCGCTCTGGAAGCAACCGGCCGGACCGTCGCGGCGGGCCCCTCCGGTGGACGTCCCCCCGCCCTGTTCCGCTTCACCTCGCGCGACCTGCAGATCACCGACGCCTTCGCCGTGCTCCGCCCACCGGGGTGA
- a CDS encoding ABC transporter substrate-binding protein, protein MLLADGYEPSSLNPLLGYARFGAAKFYDGLLAFDGNGELHPALAVEQPAPDEEARTWTVRLRRGVTFHDGAPFDAHDVVATYRAAVDPTYASTISSDLSMLDEVEAVDDRTVRFRLNIPYAAWPARMVMGILPKSALSDPVPQDRSPINTEPVGTGPYRLTEWRQGERMIWKANENYWGDAPAVEKITVVFATDDNTRAQRVQAGEFDGTVLPPRLAERVGTGPYRTIHHDTADYRAISLPNDQPVTGDPAVRKALNLAVNRSGMVESLLGGRGTPASTPIPESMGRYHEPAARFDFDQQRARRILDEAGWITGADGVRRKDGTEARFTVMYFADDTLRKQFAQAFSSDASKVGLRVELAGVQRSEAAERIGTDAIVLGGGSPLDPDIQMYPGLHSSMIGTGTYKNPAKYRNSRVDSALDAGRRTVETAERARHYKEAQRAYVADPGLVYLAFIQHSYVVRDGVWNGYESVIEPHTHGTTWGPWWNVEDWTPAK, encoded by the coding sequence ATGCTGTTGGCCGACGGGTACGAACCGAGCAGCCTGAACCCACTGTTGGGCTACGCCCGCTTCGGAGCGGCCAAGTTCTACGACGGGCTGCTCGCCTTCGACGGCAACGGGGAACTCCATCCCGCGCTGGCGGTCGAACAACCCGCTCCCGACGAGGAAGCTCGCACGTGGACGGTCCGCCTGCGACGTGGAGTCACTTTCCACGACGGCGCGCCCTTCGACGCCCACGATGTGGTGGCCACCTACCGGGCCGCCGTCGACCCGACCTACGCGTCGACGATCAGCTCCGATCTGTCCATGCTCGACGAGGTCGAGGCCGTGGATGATCGCACGGTCCGGTTCAGGTTGAACATCCCCTACGCCGCCTGGCCGGCCAGGATGGTCATGGGAATCCTGCCGAAGTCCGCCCTGAGCGATCCCGTTCCGCAGGACCGCTCCCCGATCAACACCGAGCCGGTCGGCACCGGGCCCTACCGGCTGACGGAGTGGCGCCAGGGTGAGCGGATGATCTGGAAGGCCAACGAGAACTACTGGGGCGACGCTCCGGCCGTGGAAAAGATCACCGTCGTGTTCGCCACCGACGACAACACCAGGGCGCAGCGTGTGCAGGCGGGCGAGTTCGACGGCACCGTGCTCCCGCCGAGGCTGGCCGAACGTGTGGGCACCGGCCCCTATCGCACCATCCACCACGACACCGCCGACTACCGTGCCATCAGCCTGCCGAACGATCAGCCGGTAACGGGGGACCCGGCAGTGCGGAAGGCCCTGAACCTGGCGGTGAACCGTTCGGGGATGGTCGAGAGCCTGCTCGGGGGACGCGGCACCCCCGCCTCCACACCCATCCCGGAGTCCATGGGGCGTTACCACGAGCCCGCGGCCCGGTTCGACTTCGACCAGCAGCGTGCCCGCCGGATACTCGATGAGGCGGGGTGGATCACCGGGGCGGACGGTGTCCGTCGCAAGGACGGCACGGAAGCGCGGTTCACCGTCATGTACTTCGCCGACGACACGCTGCGCAAGCAGTTCGCACAGGCTTTCTCCTCGGACGCGAGCAAAGTGGGCTTGCGGGTCGAACTCGCCGGTGTGCAACGTTCGGAAGCCGCCGAACGTATCGGAACCGACGCGATCGTGCTGGGCGGTGGGAGTCCGCTCGACCCCGACATTCAGATGTATCCCGGCCTGCACTCCTCGATGATCGGGACCGGCACCTACAAGAATCCGGCCAAGTACCGGAACTCCCGGGTCGACTCCGCGCTGGACGCGGGCAGGCGCACCGTCGAGACTGCGGAACGCGCACGTCACTACAAGGAGGCGCAGCGGGCCTACGTCGCGGATCCGGGGCTGGTGTACCTGGCCTTCATCCAGCACAGTTACGTCGTGCGCGACGGGGTCTGGAACGGGTACGAGTCGGTGATCGAGCCGCACACCCACGGCACGACCTGGGGACCCTGGTGGAACGTCGAGGACTGGACCCCCGCGAAGTGA
- the nadC gene encoding carboxylating nicotinate-nucleotide diphosphorylase: protein MNLAEDTVRNLRTAGLDPAESEVLVRAALAEDLRYGPDATTAATVPEENIATAGFNTRADGVLAGLPLVLAVLDEVVGPERYRVDRAGADGAPVRAGECVLAVRAPVRPLLTAERTALNLLGHLSGIATATADWVAAVEGTGCVVRDSRKTTPGIRVPQKYAVRCGGGSNHRFGLGDAMLVKDNHVAAAGSAGAALRACREHAPELPLEVEVGELAELDEVLAESPELVLLDNFTPADCAEAVRRAAATSPGTGLEASGGLTLETASAYAKTGVHYLAVGTLTHSAPVLDIGLDM, encoded by the coding sequence GTGAACCTCGCAGAGGACACAGTTCGGAACCTGCGTACCGCGGGACTGGATCCCGCCGAGTCCGAAGTGCTGGTCCGAGCCGCGCTGGCCGAGGACCTCAGGTACGGCCCGGACGCCACCACCGCGGCCACCGTGCCGGAGGAGAACATCGCCACGGCCGGGTTCAACACCCGCGCCGACGGGGTGCTGGCCGGGCTCCCCCTGGTGCTGGCCGTGCTGGACGAGGTGGTCGGTCCGGAGCGGTACCGCGTGGACAGAGCAGGCGCCGACGGTGCGCCGGTACGCGCGGGCGAGTGCGTGCTGGCGGTCCGGGCCCCGGTGCGTCCCCTGCTCACGGCGGAACGGACCGCGTTGAACCTGCTGGGGCACCTTTCCGGGATCGCCACCGCGACGGCGGACTGGGTCGCTGCGGTCGAGGGGACGGGCTGCGTCGTTCGCGACAGCCGCAAGACGACACCGGGAATCCGAGTCCCCCAGAAGTACGCGGTGCGCTGCGGTGGGGGGAGCAACCACCGGTTCGGGCTGGGGGACGCGATGCTCGTAAAGGACAATCACGTGGCCGCGGCCGGATCGGCCGGTGCCGCGCTGCGCGCGTGCAGGGAACACGCTCCCGAGCTCCCGCTGGAAGTGGAGGTCGGCGAGCTGGCCGAACTCGACGAGGTGCTGGCCGAGTCCCCCGAACTGGTGCTGCTGGACAACTTCACGCCCGCGGACTGCGCCGAAGCGGTCCGTCGTGCGGCTGCCACCTCCCCAGGGACCGGGCTGGAGGCCTCCGGGGGGCTGACCCTCGAAACCGCGTCCGCCTACGCGAAGACCGGGGTGCACTACCTGGCGGTCGGGACGCTGACCCATTCAGCCCCCGTGCTGGACATAGGGCTGGACATGTGA
- a CDS encoding L-aspartate oxidase: protein MTWRAKTDLLVVGTGVAGLTAALRARELGMRVLVVGKDAAAVGNTAWAQGGIAVVRPEERDAGDSVRRHVRDTLEAGAGLCDPEAVHSILEDGATAMRRLRDTGACFDAAEDGTLSRTREGGHSAFRVVHAGGDATGAEVQRALNDAASSEGVPVLEKHCVVELLHTDSGAVGGALVLDNAGRPGKIQASAVLLATGGFGQLYRATTNPEVATGDGIALALRAGASVADMEFVQFHPTALHSEPRDAGEARDSGRRPLVTEALRGEGAVLVDVHGHRVMRGVHPAEDLAPRDVVAATIDRRMADTGANSVYLDATCLGSALPERFPTVHAACRAAGVDPVVDPVPVTTAAHYSCGGIVTTVDGRTEVSGLYAAGETARTGLHGANRLASNSLLEGLVLATRAAEAAQRDLRRAPPTRTALDSGALPATPVVDRATLRAVMSAHAGIERDAAGLVEARERLDEASVVRPLRTRENAEDASLTLTAYALLASAAERTESRGCHRRRDHPDTDDHHWRRGNALRLDVSGWLIRSTPGEMRAVA from the coding sequence ATGACCTGGCGGGCGAAAACCGACCTGCTGGTCGTCGGTACCGGAGTGGCCGGGTTGACCGCCGCGCTGCGTGCCCGCGAACTCGGCATGCGCGTGCTCGTGGTCGGCAAGGACGCGGCAGCGGTCGGAAACACCGCGTGGGCGCAGGGCGGCATCGCCGTGGTGCGCCCCGAGGAAAGGGACGCGGGCGACAGCGTGCGGCGGCACGTGCGGGACACGCTCGAAGCCGGGGCAGGGTTGTGCGATCCCGAAGCGGTGCACAGCATCCTGGAGGACGGTGCCACGGCGATGCGCCGGCTGCGGGACACCGGGGCGTGTTTCGACGCCGCCGAGGACGGAACGTTGTCGCGGACCCGGGAGGGCGGGCACAGTGCTTTCCGCGTCGTGCACGCCGGAGGGGACGCCACCGGCGCGGAAGTACAACGTGCGTTGAACGACGCCGCGTCGTCCGAGGGCGTCCCGGTGCTGGAAAAGCACTGTGTCGTGGAACTGTTGCACACCGACAGTGGCGCGGTGGGCGGAGCGCTCGTGCTGGACAACGCGGGAAGACCCGGCAAGATCCAGGCGTCGGCCGTGCTGTTGGCCACCGGCGGATTCGGACAGTTGTACCGGGCCACGACGAACCCCGAGGTCGCAACCGGGGACGGGATCGCCCTGGCACTGCGCGCAGGCGCCTCCGTGGCCGATATGGAGTTCGTCCAGTTCCATCCCACGGCACTGCACTCCGAACCCCGGGATGCCGGGGAAGCCCGGGATTCCGGAAGGCGTCCACTGGTGACCGAGGCCCTGCGGGGCGAGGGAGCGGTGCTGGTCGACGTCCACGGCCACCGGGTGATGCGCGGGGTGCATCCGGCGGAGGACCTGGCCCCGCGTGACGTGGTAGCCGCGACCATCGACAGGAGGATGGCCGACACCGGCGCGAACTCGGTCTACTTGGACGCGACGTGCCTGGGCTCGGCGCTGCCCGAGCGTTTTCCCACGGTTCACGCGGCGTGCCGCGCAGCGGGGGTCGATCCTGTGGTCGATCCGGTGCCCGTCACCACGGCCGCGCACTACTCCTGCGGCGGCATCGTGACCACTGTGGACGGAAGGACCGAGGTGTCCGGGCTGTACGCGGCGGGGGAGACGGCCAGGACGGGCCTGCACGGGGCGAACAGGCTGGCCTCGAACAGTCTACTCGAGGGGTTGGTGCTGGCGACCCGTGCGGCCGAGGCGGCGCAGCGGGACCTCCGCCGTGCTCCCCCCACGCGGACAGCTCTCGACTCCGGGGCACTGCCCGCCACGCCGGTGGTGGATCGCGCCACCCTGCGAGCGGTCATGAGCGCTCACGCCGGGATCGAACGTGATGCCGCCGGGCTGGTCGAGGCCCGTGAACGGCTGGACGAGGCCTCGGTGGTGCGTCCACTGCGGACACGGGAGAACGCGGAGGACGCCTCCCTCACCCTGACGGCGTACGCACTGCTCGCCTCGGCCGCCGAACGTACCGAGTCCAGGGGATGCCATCGTCGACGCGACCATCCGGACACCGACGATCACCACTGGCGTCGTGGCAATGCGTTGCGGCTGGACGTGTCCGGTTGGTTGATCCGTTCCACTCCCGGGGAAATGAGGGCAGTCGCGTGA